One genomic window of Bradyrhizobium sp. CCGE-LA001 includes the following:
- a CDS encoding CMD domain protein — MNTEDIIDTLAGIEPGSALDAIRAHRLQARENAQKSYLSLFEPIDASEFSLAERAAVAAFVTGLHGESPVASFYREKLAATTDGAALVEAILVEIERGRTSGPYGAFPAGPLSIENKAGLIYRVSAERKPELGARLVAAFEHAHLLVFRPRDAASADMKALLAAGWSTTGIVTLSQLVAFLSFQLRVVSGLRTLAAANA; from the coding sequence ATGAATACCGAGGATATCATCGACACGCTCGCCGGAATCGAGCCGGGATCGGCTCTGGATGCCATCCGCGCGCACCGCCTGCAGGCGCGCGAGAATGCGCAGAAGAGCTATCTCTCACTGTTCGAGCCGATCGATGCGAGCGAGTTCTCGCTAGCCGAGCGCGCCGCCGTCGCGGCCTTCGTGACCGGGCTCCATGGCGAGTCGCCCGTTGCTTCGTTCTATCGGGAGAAGCTTGCCGCGACTACGGACGGTGCGGCGCTCGTCGAGGCGATCCTGGTCGAGATCGAGCGCGGCCGGACCTCGGGCCCCTACGGTGCGTTTCCGGCTGGCCCCTTGTCGATCGAGAACAAGGCCGGTCTGATCTATCGCGTCAGCGCGGAGCGCAAGCCCGAGCTCGGCGCCCGGCTCGTGGCCGCGTTTGAGCATGCGCATCTCCTGGTGTTTCGTCCGCGCGATGCCGCCTCCGCGGACATGAAGGCGCTGCTGGCCGCCGGCTGGTCGACCACCGGTATCGTCACCTTGTCCCAGCTGGTTGCGTTTCTGTCGTTCCAGCTGCGTGTCGTCAGCGGCCTGCGCACGCTCGCAGCAGCGAACGCATGA
- a CDS encoding alkylhydroperoxidase domain protein — protein MSTAVNPPAVFTQDELDWVSWIDPLPEAELTERHFAGLVDRARAKSEYFRLLVRDPEVLEARTRTDKDIFYNVADGLPRAERELAAAATSRYNGCIYCASVHARFASTYSKRRDDVQRLLDKGVGTDLGERWNAIVKASVALAATPIAFGPDNVEELRRAGLDDAEIVDVINGASFFNWANRLMLSLGEPSK, from the coding sequence ATGAGCACCGCCGTCAATCCGCCCGCCGTCTTCACCCAGGACGAACTCGACTGGGTCTCGTGGATCGATCCGCTGCCCGAGGCCGAGCTGACCGAACGGCATTTCGCCGGCCTCGTCGATCGCGCCCGTGCCAAGTCGGAATATTTCCGCCTGCTGGTGCGTGACCCCGAAGTCTTGGAAGCGCGCACCAGGACCGACAAGGACATCTTCTACAACGTCGCCGACGGCCTGCCGCGCGCCGAGCGTGAGCTCGCAGCGGCGGCGACCTCGCGCTACAATGGCTGCATCTACTGCGCCTCGGTGCATGCGCGTTTTGCCAGCACCTATTCCAAGCGCCGCGACGACGTGCAGCGGCTGCTCGATAAGGGCGTCGGGACCGATCTCGGCGAGCGCTGGAACGCAATCGTCAAGGCGTCGGTGGCGTTGGCGGCAACGCCGATCGCGTTCGGCCCTGACAATGTCGAGGAGCTGCGCCGCGCTGGTCTCGATGATGCCGAGATCGTCGACGTCATCAACGGTGCTTCATTCTTTAACTGGGCGAACCGGCTGATGCTGTCGCTCGGCGAACCTTCGAAATAA
- a CDS encoding ABC transporter substrate-binding protein: MSNIDRRSLIKGSLATMMAGAAVSRAAFAQSSEPILLGVSGPLTGPNAQYGAQWKQGFDLALDEIQAAGGVNGRKLAYQFEDSQSDPRQSVAIAQKFVSDPRIVMELGDFSSPASMAASPIYQRGGLVQFGFTNSHPDFTKGGDFMWSTSVSQADEQPLLASYAVKRLGLKKLAVLHLNTDWGRTSRDYFVKAAKEYGAEIAVTEGYIAEERDFRSTLVRVRDANPDGLILISYYSDGALIARQARQVGLNQTMCAASSVYSPKFLELGGEAVENVHLGTRYFPEDPRPEVKKFIAGFKAKYGGQEPDAFNAYSYDAMNMAAAVVKIGGTDRRAIRDAFAKVKDVSSVIFGQATFDVESRRVKGAMNAELVVRKGQFALWDGKPT, translated from the coding sequence ATGAGCAACATCGATCGTCGGTCCCTGATCAAGGGCTCGCTTGCTACCATGATGGCAGGAGCCGCCGTCTCGCGCGCCGCCTTCGCGCAATCCTCCGAGCCGATCCTGCTCGGCGTCAGCGGTCCCCTCACGGGACCGAATGCGCAATATGGCGCGCAATGGAAGCAGGGCTTCGATCTCGCACTCGACGAGATCCAAGCGGCCGGAGGCGTCAACGGCCGCAAGCTCGCCTACCAATTCGAGGACAGCCAGAGCGATCCGCGCCAGTCGGTGGCGATCGCCCAGAAATTCGTGTCCGATCCTCGCATCGTCATGGAGCTCGGCGATTTCTCCAGCCCCGCCTCGATGGCGGCCTCGCCGATCTATCAGCGCGGCGGCCTCGTGCAGTTCGGCTTCACCAATTCGCACCCCGATTTCACCAAGGGCGGCGACTTCATGTGGAGCACGTCGGTGAGCCAGGCCGACGAGCAGCCGCTGCTGGCGTCCTACGCCGTGAAGCGGCTCGGCCTGAAGAAGCTCGCGGTGCTGCATCTCAACACCGATTGGGGCCGCACCAGCCGGGACTATTTCGTCAAGGCGGCGAAGGAATATGGCGCCGAGATCGCGGTGACCGAGGGCTATATCGCAGAGGAGCGCGACTTCCGCTCCACGCTGGTGCGTGTGCGCGATGCCAATCCCGACGGTCTGATCCTGATCTCCTATTATTCCGACGGCGCGCTGATCGCGCGTCAGGCGCGCCAGGTCGGCCTCAACCAGACCATGTGCGCCGCAAGCTCGGTCTATTCGCCAAAATTCCTGGAGCTCGGCGGGGAAGCGGTCGAGAACGTGCATCTCGGCACGCGCTATTTCCCGGAAGACCCGCGGCCCGAGGTGAAGAAGTTCATTGCCGGCTTCAAGGCGAAGTATGGCGGGCAGGAGCCTGACGCCTTCAACGCCTATTCCTATGACGCCATGAACATGGCGGCCGCCGTGGTGAAGATCGGCGGCACCGACCGCCGCGCCATCCGCGACGCCTTCGCCAAGGTGAAGGACGTCTCCAGCGTCATCTTCGGCCAGGCGACGTTCGACGTCGAGAGCCGCCGCGTCAAGGGCGCCATGAATGCCGAGCTCGTCGTGCGCAAGGGGCAGTTCGCGCTCTGGGATGGCAAGCCCACCTGA
- a CDS encoding ABC transporter permease gives MSSWVDYTINGLIVGNVYALVAVGLALIFGVSRLINFAQGSIYLVGAYIGWVAVVQLHTPLPLTIILVAVAAAIVGLIIERFGLRPLQNSVRIAPLLATIGISFVLDQLVMLTFSPNPRALPSQLPDIRFQVGGGTIGPLDLLIAGVGLTSALLLFVFLRYTKLGWAVRATAQDRDAAMQMGVDVNRVNQAVFGIAAALGGVSGLLVGMYYNQIDTAMSLQATLKGVVAEVVGGAGNVPGAVIGSLLLGLVESYGVAMLGTSYRNLFAFLLLVVVLVLRPNGLFVSARQAPPEPLTGTFIAPSRPVQIPRWALLVAVAGFAILPLLPVSFYVLQTLINAWLLGMLALSLTLVAGTMGQVSLGHAALLAIGAYTSALLSLTLAVPVGLAVIGGGLMSAALGTLLISPSFRLRGHYVSIATLAIGEIVALVILNWESVTRGPIGISGIPPLSLFGYDLISPASVYWFSLAVMVVLALLQGRLLGSHLGRSFRAIRDDDIAARAYGLGLNRYKSLAFIFGGFAAGISGGIAAHLYSYINHETFNTQQSILALTVVILGGLGNVVGAILGSVALVGLPEVFRVAAEYRILIYGIVLLLLVRFRPQGLLGTV, from the coding sequence GTGTCCTCCTGGGTCGACTACACCATCAACGGGCTGATCGTCGGCAATGTCTACGCACTCGTTGCGGTCGGGCTCGCGCTGATCTTCGGCGTCAGCCGGTTGATCAACTTCGCACAAGGGTCGATCTATCTGGTCGGTGCCTATATCGGCTGGGTCGCGGTCGTGCAGCTGCACACGCCGCTGCCGCTCACCATCATCCTGGTCGCCGTGGCCGCGGCGATCGTCGGGCTGATCATCGAGCGCTTTGGCCTCCGGCCGCTGCAGAATTCGGTGCGCATCGCGCCGTTGCTCGCGACCATTGGCATCAGCTTCGTGCTCGACCAGCTGGTGATGCTGACCTTCTCGCCAAATCCGCGCGCGCTGCCGAGCCAGCTGCCCGATATCCGCTTCCAGGTCGGTGGCGGGACGATTGGGCCTCTCGACCTGCTCATCGCCGGCGTCGGCCTCACCAGCGCGCTGCTGCTGTTCGTGTTCCTGCGTTACACCAAGCTGGGCTGGGCCGTGCGTGCCACCGCGCAGGACCGCGATGCCGCCATGCAAATGGGCGTCGACGTCAATCGCGTCAATCAAGCCGTGTTCGGTATCGCGGCGGCGCTCGGCGGCGTCTCCGGCTTGCTGGTCGGCATGTACTACAACCAGATCGACACTGCGATGAGCCTTCAGGCGACGCTCAAGGGCGTCGTCGCGGAAGTCGTCGGCGGCGCCGGCAACGTGCCGGGCGCGGTCATCGGCAGCCTTCTGCTCGGATTGGTCGAGAGCTACGGCGTGGCCATGCTCGGCACCAGCTATCGCAATCTATTCGCGTTCCTGCTGCTGGTCGTCGTGCTCGTGCTGCGGCCGAACGGGCTGTTCGTCAGCGCGCGGCAGGCGCCGCCCGAGCCGCTGACCGGCACGTTCATCGCGCCGAGCCGCCCGGTGCAAATTCCGCGCTGGGCGCTGTTGGTCGCGGTCGCCGGCTTCGCGATCCTGCCGCTGCTTCCGGTGTCCTTCTACGTGCTCCAGACCCTGATCAACGCCTGGCTGCTCGGTATGCTTGCGCTGAGTCTGACTTTGGTGGCGGGCACGATGGGGCAGGTTTCGCTCGGCCATGCCGCATTGCTCGCGATCGGCGCCTACACCTCCGCATTGCTGTCGCTGACATTGGCCGTTCCCGTGGGGCTCGCGGTCATCGGCGGCGGCCTGATGAGTGCCGCGCTCGGCACGCTCCTGATCTCGCCGTCGTTCCGCCTGCGCGGGCATTACGTGTCGATCGCAACGCTCGCCATCGGCGAGATCGTGGCACTGGTGATCCTGAACTGGGAAAGCGTGACACGCGGGCCGATCGGCATCTCCGGCATCCCGCCGCTGTCGCTGTTCGGCTACGATCTGATCAGCCCGGCGTCGGTCTACTGGTTCAGCCTCGCGGTGATGGTCGTGCTCGCGCTGCTCCAGGGGCGCCTGCTCGGCTCGCATCTCGGCCGCAGTTTCCGCGCCATCCGCGACGACGATATCGCCGCACGCGCCTATGGCCTCGGCCTCAACCGCTACAAATCGCTCGCCTTCATCTTCGGCGGGTTCGCCGCCGGAATCAGCGGCGGCATCGCCGCGCATCTTTATTCCTACATCAACCACGAGACCTTCAATACGCAGCAATCCATCCTGGCGCTGACCGTCGTGATCCTCGGCGGCCTCGGCAACGTCGTCGGTGCGATCCTTGGATCGGTCGCGCTGGTCGGCCTGCCCGAAGTCTTCCGGGTCGCGGCGGAGTACCGCATCCTGATCTACGGCATCGTGCTGCTGCTGCTCGTGCGGTTCAGGCCGCAGGGCCTGCTGGGGACGGTCTGA
- a CDS encoding ABC transporter ATP-binding protein, with protein sequence MAEHAPMLSLRGLTRRFGGLTAVDAIDLDLTKGELVSIIGPNGAGKTTLFNLVTGLDRPDAGEVRFEGQDITGLPPERIAAEGIARTFQLGRVFGNLSVMDNVLIGAHTRLRAVKPAVPVIGPLLELGLALLRPASVKAEEERLREEMKTILARFGERLLPRIDQPAYSLSYANRRRVEIARALALRPRLLLLDEPTAGMNPTETAEMQALVAELKAEGLTILLIEHKLEMVMRLSDRVIVMDEGKKIAEGPGEQVRSDPKVIEAYLGHGLATKQESAA encoded by the coding sequence ATGGCGGAGCACGCTCCCATGCTGTCCCTGCGCGGTCTTACCCGGCGCTTCGGCGGTCTCACCGCGGTCGATGCCATCGATCTCGACCTCACCAAGGGCGAGCTCGTCAGCATCATCGGCCCGAACGGCGCGGGCAAGACCACGCTGTTCAACCTCGTGACGGGGCTCGATCGGCCGGATGCCGGCGAGGTCCGCTTCGAGGGACAGGACATCACGGGCCTGCCGCCGGAACGGATTGCGGCAGAAGGCATCGCGCGCACCTTCCAGCTCGGCCGCGTCTTCGGCAATCTCAGCGTGATGGACAACGTCCTGATCGGCGCGCACACGCGCTTGCGTGCGGTCAAGCCGGCGGTGCCGGTGATCGGCCCGCTGCTGGAATTGGGCCTCGCGCTGCTGCGTCCCGCGAGCGTCAAGGCGGAGGAGGAGCGGTTGCGCGAGGAGATGAAGACTATCCTCGCACGCTTCGGCGAGCGGCTGCTGCCGCGGATCGACCAGCCCGCCTACAGCCTGTCCTACGCCAACCGCCGCCGCGTCGAGATCGCCCGCGCGCTCGCCCTGAGGCCGCGCCTCTTGCTGCTCGACGAGCCCACCGCCGGCATGAACCCGACCGAGACCGCGGAGATGCAGGCGCTCGTCGCCGAGCTGAAAGCGGAAGGGCTGACCATCCTCCTGATCGAGCACAAGCTGGAGATGGTGATGCGCCTCTCCGACCGCGTCATCGTCATGGACGAGGGCAAGAAGATCGCGGAAGGGCCGGGCGAACAGGTGCGGAGCGATCCCAAGGTGATCGAGGCCTATCTCGGCCATGGCCTCGCGACCAAGCAGGAGAGCGCGGCATGA
- a CDS encoding ABC transporter ATP-binding protein, translating into MTNASAEPLLALSNVNTFYGQAQVHFDLSITVARGHIVCLLGGNASGKSTTMKIILGLVKPRSGDVTFDGASLLGLSTPQIVRRGIASVPEARRLFADMSVRENILMGAFVRNDREAVAQDLDRMLTLFPKLGQRLSQRAGSLSGGEQQMVAMARALMSRPRMIVMDEPTMGLSPLYVDRVLELIRTINQEGVSVFMVEQNASLALEIAHEAYVLQTGKIVLSGPARTLKDDPRIRDAYLGGSEAA; encoded by the coding sequence ATGACCAACGCTTCCGCCGAACCGCTGCTGGCGCTGTCGAACGTCAATACCTTCTACGGCCAGGCCCAGGTGCATTTCGACCTCTCGATCACGGTCGCGCGCGGCCACATCGTCTGTCTGCTCGGCGGCAATGCCAGCGGCAAATCGACGACGATGAAAATCATTTTGGGCCTGGTGAAGCCGCGCTCCGGCGACGTGACGTTCGATGGTGCTTCGTTGCTAGGCCTCTCCACGCCGCAGATCGTCCGCCGCGGCATCGCCTCGGTGCCGGAGGCGCGGCGTCTGTTCGCGGACATGAGCGTCCGCGAGAACATCCTGATGGGCGCGTTCGTGCGCAACGACCGCGAGGCGGTGGCGCAGGATCTCGACAGGATGCTCACGCTGTTCCCAAAACTCGGCCAGCGCCTGTCGCAGCGCGCCGGCTCACTCTCCGGCGGCGAGCAGCAGATGGTGGCGATGGCGCGCGCGCTGATGAGCCGCCCCCGCATGATCGTGATGGACGAGCCGACCATGGGCCTGTCGCCGCTTTATGTCGATCGCGTGCTGGAGCTGATCCGCACCATCAACCAGGAGGGTGTCTCGGTGTTCATGGTCGAGCAGAACGCCAGCCTCGCGCTGGAGATCGCGCACGAAGCCTATGTGCTTCAGACCGGCAAGATCGTGCTGTCAGGCCCGGCGCGGACATTGAAGGACGATCCCCGCATCCGCGACGCCTATCTCGGCGGTTCCGAGGCGGCGTAG
- a CDS encoding HoxN/HupN/NixA family nickel/cobalt transporter codes for MTRWSLRAVEPGVVLLFGGLVAANVAAWAWAFAAFGDRPTVMATALLAWVFGLRHAVDADHIAAIDNVVRKLMQAGGAPRSVGLYFALGHSTVVVVATMLLALGVVSLGGDSLLEQIGGLIGTSVSALFLLVIAAINLAIFAGLWRTFRMAREQGVHDAAGLDALLAKRGFLARLLGPMFRLVTKPWHMYPLGFLFGLGFDTATEIGLLSISAGEAARGTSLADVLVFPALFASGMALVDTADSALMVSAYRWAFVDPLRKLWYNLTITGASVAVALFIGGVEALGLIAERLGLSGGFWAVVEGLNESLANVGFVVVALFALAWLVSVLLYRRMFADGARRSPDAARGFEAA; via the coding sequence GTGACGAGATGGTCTTTGCGGGCGGTCGAGCCCGGCGTGGTGTTGCTGTTCGGCGGGCTCGTCGCCGCCAATGTTGCCGCATGGGCCTGGGCCTTTGCGGCGTTCGGCGACCGTCCGACGGTGATGGCGACCGCGCTGCTGGCCTGGGTGTTCGGCCTGCGCCACGCCGTCGATGCCGATCACATCGCCGCCATCGACAATGTCGTGCGCAAGCTGATGCAGGCGGGCGGCGCGCCGCGCAGCGTCGGGCTCTATTTCGCGCTCGGCCATTCCACCGTCGTCGTCGTCGCGACCATGCTGCTGGCGCTCGGCGTCGTCAGCCTCGGCGGCGACAGCCTGCTCGAGCAGATCGGCGGCCTGATCGGCACATCGGTCTCGGCGCTGTTCCTGCTGGTGATCGCGGCCATCAATCTCGCCATCTTCGCCGGCCTGTGGCGGACGTTCCGCATGGCGCGTGAGCAGGGCGTTCACGACGCCGCCGGCCTCGATGCGCTGCTCGCCAAGCGCGGATTCCTGGCGCGGCTGCTCGGCCCGATGTTCCGCCTGGTGACGAAGCCCTGGCACATGTATCCGCTCGGCTTCCTGTTCGGCCTCGGGTTCGACACCGCGACCGAGATCGGCCTGCTCAGCATCTCCGCTGGCGAAGCTGCGCGCGGTACCTCGCTTGCCGACGTCCTGGTCTTCCCGGCGCTGTTCGCTTCAGGCATGGCGCTGGTCGATACCGCCGATTCCGCGCTGATGGTCAGCGCCTATCGCTGGGCCTTTGTCGATCCCTTGCGCAAGCTCTGGTACAATCTCACGATCACCGGCGCCTCCGTCGCGGTCGCGCTGTTCATCGGCGGCGTCGAGGCGCTCGGCCTGATCGCGGAACGCCTCGGCTTGTCCGGCGGCTTCTGGGCGGTGGTGGAAGGGCTCAACGAGTCGCTGGCGAATGTCGGCTTCGTCGTGGTCGCGCTGTTCGCGCTGGCCTGGCTGGTCTCGGTGCTGCTCTATCGCCGCATGTTTGCGGATGGGGCGCGCCGTTCGCCCGATGCAGCCCGCGGCTTCGAGGCAGCCTGA
- a CDS encoding ATP-binding protein, translating to MTVAIEMGQTTAGAAAAMDLEELLATRLLVQGNSGSGKSHLLRRLLEQSAPWVQQAIIDPEGDFVTLAERFGHLVIEAEDHTERGLQVAGERARLHRVSTVLNLEGLDAENQMRRAAAFLGGMFDVDRDHWYPMLVVVDEAQLFAPAVAGEVSDEARKLSLGAMTNLMCRGRKRGLAGIIATQRLAKLAKNVAAEASNFLMGRTFLDIDMARAADLLGMERRQAEAFRDLERGQFMALGPALSRRPLRLNIGPTDTSPRNSTPRLVPLPEATLEDARAVILAAPPPDASRPQRRPAPDLLEQLRAAKAAAIPEIQPEIVEAPVSAEELAQRRERVDRTLRAVLAEPDAGFRAIGVLYQEFVVRCRIEGLGAAVPDLNEFRRMLTHARAGLGTDLAEDDAWQDVSLRASILPDDMQGVFMMIARAAREGWPCPGDAAIARAYGSHSLRRAQRLLGYMEEQGLIVVQLDGGGRRIVTLVELAWATAPGDPNGDDVPAEPARSAAAL from the coding sequence ATGACGGTTGCGATCGAGATGGGGCAGACCACGGCGGGCGCCGCGGCGGCCATGGACCTCGAGGAACTGCTGGCGACCCGTCTCCTGGTGCAGGGCAATTCGGGCTCCGGCAAATCGCATCTGTTGCGGCGGCTGCTGGAACAGAGCGCGCCCTGGGTGCAGCAGGCCATCATCGACCCCGAGGGCGATTTCGTCACGCTGGCCGAGCGCTTCGGCCATCTCGTGATCGAGGCCGAGGATCACACCGAGCGCGGCCTTCAGGTCGCCGGCGAGCGCGCGCGGCTGCATCGCGTCTCCACTGTGCTCAATCTCGAAGGCCTCGACGCCGAGAACCAGATGCGCCGTGCGGCCGCGTTTCTCGGCGGCATGTTCGACGTCGACCGCGACCATTGGTACCCGATGCTCGTGGTCGTCGACGAGGCGCAGCTGTTCGCGCCGGCGGTGGCAGGCGAAGTCTCGGACGAAGCGCGCAAGCTGTCGCTCGGCGCGATGACCAATCTGATGTGCCGCGGCCGCAAGCGCGGCCTCGCCGGCATCATCGCGACCCAGCGTCTGGCAAAACTAGCCAAGAACGTGGCGGCGGAAGCCTCCAACTTCCTGATGGGCCGGACCTTCCTCGACATCGACATGGCGCGCGCGGCCGACCTGCTCGGCATGGAGCGGCGGCAGGCCGAGGCGTTTCGCGATCTCGAGCGCGGACAGTTCATGGCGCTGGGACCCGCGCTGTCGCGCCGTCCGCTGCGCTTGAACATCGGCCCGACCGATACGAGCCCGCGCAATTCGACGCCGCGGCTGGTGCCGCTGCCGGAAGCGACGCTGGAGGATGCCCGCGCCGTGATCCTGGCCGCGCCCCCGCCCGATGCCAGCCGTCCGCAGCGGCGGCCCGCGCCCGACCTGCTCGAGCAGCTCCGGGCGGCGAAGGCCGCCGCGATCCCGGAGATCCAGCCCGAAATCGTGGAGGCGCCGGTCAGCGCCGAGGAGCTCGCGCAGCGGCGCGAGCGCGTCGATCGCACGCTGCGCGCCGTGCTGGCCGAGCCCGATGCCGGCTTCCGCGCCATCGGCGTGCTCTATCAGGAGTTCGTGGTCCGCTGCCGCATCGAGGGGCTCGGCGCGGCGGTGCCCGATCTCAACGAATTCCGCCGCATGCTGACGCATGCGCGGGCCGGGCTCGGGACGGATCTCGCCGAAGACGACGCCTGGCAGGACGTGTCGCTGCGCGCCTCGATCCTGCCCGACGACATGCAGGGCGTATTCATGATGATCGCGCGTGCGGCCAGGGAAGGCTGGCCCTGCCCTGGAGACGCTGCGATCGCCCGGGCCTATGGCTCGCATTCGCTGCGCCGCGCGCAACGGCTGCTCGGCTATATGGAGGAGCAGGGCCTGATCGTCGTCCAGCTCGACGGCGGCGGCCGCCGGATCGTGACGCTGGTAGAGCTGGCCTGGGCGACGGCGCCGGGCGATCCCAATGGCGACGATGTGCCGGCGGAGCCCGCGCGGAGCGCGGCGGCGCTCTGA
- a CDS encoding YkgJ family cysteine cluster protein, producing the protein MDQAMLTVVRAVQAGATTLKGVIDATGLSRLKIERALNLLEKQKLLVRNGQGIRATGLPKATRPARQCGSCNACCDILEVAAVDKPVNQLCKHWQTGTGCTIYDRRPPMCRSFVCAWLQGHLDESWFPVQAGLVVHFSQDAVNVTVDDECPDRWREEPYFSKLVEWSLNGIRRIGNRGYATLVVAGADRFLLLGRTVVPEPTLFGTAFLPLTGDTFRFWRATSPEHLQRLHERIAEIERIRQEFGSCAIPENEDDDPHAPYRPALLRLSHHA; encoded by the coding sequence ATGGATCAGGCGATGCTGACCGTCGTCCGCGCCGTGCAGGCGGGCGCGACGACGTTGAAGGGCGTGATCGACGCCACCGGACTGTCCCGTCTCAAGATTGAACGTGCGTTGAATCTGCTGGAGAAGCAGAAGCTGCTGGTCCGCAACGGCCAGGGCATTCGCGCGACCGGCCTGCCGAAGGCGACGCGGCCCGCCCGGCAGTGCGGCTCATGCAACGCCTGCTGCGATATTCTGGAGGTGGCCGCCGTCGACAAGCCGGTGAACCAGCTCTGCAAGCACTGGCAGACGGGTACGGGCTGCACCATCTACGATCGCCGCCCGCCGATGTGCCGCTCGTTCGTCTGTGCCTGGTTGCAGGGCCATCTCGACGAGTCCTGGTTTCCCGTACAGGCGGGCCTCGTGGTGCATTTCAGCCAAGACGCCGTCAACGTCACCGTCGACGACGAATGCCCCGATCGCTGGCGCGAGGAGCCCTATTTCAGCAAGCTCGTCGAATGGTCGCTGAATGGCATTCGGCGGATTGGCAACCGCGGCTATGCCACCCTCGTCGTCGCCGGCGCGGATCGGTTCCTGCTGCTCGGACGCACCGTCGTTCCGGAGCCGACGCTGTTCGGAACCGCGTTCCTGCCGCTCACTGGCGATACATTCCGGTTCTGGCGGGCGACGTCGCCGGAGCATTTGCAGCGGTTGCACGAGCGCATCGCCGAGATCGAACGCATCAGGCAGGAATTCGGCTCCTGCGCCATCCCCGAGAACGAAGACGACGATCCGCACGCGCCGTATCGGCCCGCACTTCTACGGTTGTCGCATCACGCCTGA
- a CDS encoding LysE family translocator — MSFLTFFTATCFLLALPGPTNTLLATSAAGVGIARSLHLLAAELAGYLLAIALLRLALGPIVSDIPIAAMVLRVAVTVYILCLAVMLWRFRSRELRGGAPVTFNHVLLTTLLNPKALVFAFLLLPLQAGPFELVPRLAVIALLIVMAGIAWVTFGATLGRGARRLGHPDLVTRTGAVTLVAVTGLIWVQSLLGA, encoded by the coding sequence ATGAGTTTTCTGACCTTCTTCACCGCGACCTGCTTCCTGCTGGCATTGCCGGGGCCGACCAACACCTTGCTCGCGACATCGGCGGCGGGGGTCGGCATCGCGCGCTCGCTGCATCTCCTCGCGGCCGAGCTCGCCGGCTATCTGCTGGCGATCGCGCTGCTGCGGCTCGCGCTCGGTCCGATCGTCAGCGATATCCCGATCGCGGCCATGGTGCTTCGCGTGGCGGTGACGGTCTACATCCTGTGCCTGGCCGTCATGCTCTGGCGCTTCCGGTCGCGTGAACTGCGCGGTGGCGCACCGGTGACCTTCAATCACGTGCTGCTCACCACGCTCTTGAACCCCAAGGCGCTGGTGTTCGCCTTCCTGCTTCTGCCGCTCCAGGCAGGGCCGTTCGAGCTGGTGCCCCGGCTCGCCGTGATCGCGCTCTTGATCGTCATGGCGGGCATTGCGTGGGTGACGTTTGGCGCAACGCTCGGCCGCGGTGCTCGCCGCCTCGGCCATCCCGACTTGGTCACGCGCACCGGCGCGGTCACGCTGGTCGCGGTGACCGGCCTGATCTGGGTTCAATCGCTCCTGGGCGCGTGA